The proteins below are encoded in one region of Cololabis saira isolate AMF1-May2022 chromosome 21, fColSai1.1, whole genome shotgun sequence:
- the foxj1a gene encoding forkhead box protein J1-A produces MLSLSCSGAPGAPWGPGRASSISISPPGLDDSLTSLQWLQDFSILDAGAPDRPPGSQDRGSWGSRGSRDPGAPASPLAGDPASMGNPGAPTAAAFSRPLPRLVAHGHCPAEVDYGRDASVKPPYSYASLICMAMQASRGSKITLAAIYRWITDNFCYYRHADPTWQNSIRHNLSLNKCFIKVPRRKDEPGKGGYWKIDPQYAEQLLSGVHKKRRTPQVQINPALQSRLRAGPPLGAGAPYLGVNPEAQRLLRGFEQGTGPDQTWDPRLAEGTMLGSWPVVRGPRRKRAPRGGSTSPLLCNDDPREDGPLKGDFNWDALLDSALSGELSLDGSLSPIITEEERPPGGAPVSPPGGPAGDTGYDEETFLATAFLETSWAEEDGGGDFLCSSAGTLEQLFDLGAPLGGGAEPGAPLP; encoded by the exons ATGCTGTCTCTGAGCTGTTCCGGGGCCCCAGGGGCCCCGTGGGGCCCGGGCCGggccagcagcatcagcatcagcccCCCCGGCCTGGACGACAGCCTGACCAGCCTGCAGTGGCTGCAGGACTTCAGCATCCTGGACGCCGGCGCGCCGGACCGGCCCCCGGGTTCCCAGGACCGGGGTTCCTGGGGTTCCCGGGGTTCCCGGGACCCGGGGGCCCCCGCCTCGCCCCTGGCCGGGGATCCCGCCTCCATGGGGAACcccggggcccccacggcggcGGCCTTCAGCAGGCCCCTGCCCCGCCTGGTGGCCCACGGCCACTGCCCGGCGGAGGTGGACTACGGGCGCGACGCGTCCGTCAAGCCGCCGTACTCCTACGCCTCGCTCATCTGCATGGCCATGCAGGCCAGCCGGGGCAGCAAGATCACGCTGGCCGCCATCTACCGCTGGATCACCGACAACTTCTGCTACTACCGGCACGCAGACCCCACCTGGCAG AACTCCATCCGACACAACCTGTCGCTGAACAAGTGCTTCATCAAGGTCCCGCGGCGGAAGGACGAGCCGGGGAAGGGCGGCTACTGGAAGATCGACCCGCAGTACGCCGAGCAGCTGCTGAGCGGCGTCCACAAGAAGAGACGGACGCCACAGGTCCAGATCAACCCGGCCCTGCAGAGCCGGCTCCGGGCCGGCCCCCCACTGGGGGCCGGGGCCCCTTACCTGGGCGTCAACCCCGAGGCCCAGCGGCTCCTGCGGGGGTTTGAGCAGGGGACCGGGCCGGACCAGACCTGGGACCCCCGCCTGGCGGAGGGGACGATGCTGGGGTCCTGGCCCGTGGTGCGGGGACCCCGGAGGAAACGGGCCCCCCGGGGGGGGTCCACCTCCCCGCTGCTCTGCAACGACGACCCCAGGGAGGACGGGCCCCTGAAGGGGGACTTCAACTGGGACGCCCTGCTGGACTCGGCGCTGAGCGGCGAGCTGAGCCTGGACGGCTCCCTGAGCCCCATCATCACGGAGGAGGAGCGACCCCCCGGGGGGGCCCCCGTCTCCCCCCCCGGGGGGCCGGCGGGGGACACCGGCTACGACGAGGAGACCTTCCTGGCCACGGCGTTCCTGGAGACGTCCTGGGCCGAGGAGGACGGCGGCGGAGACTTCCTGTGCAGCTCCGCCGGGACCCTGGAGCAGCTGTTCGACCTGGGGGCCCCGCTGGGCGGGGGGGCCGAGCCGGGGGCCCCCCTCCCGTGA